gagaaatacttcgcgacgtattcaattataacagactgaaaccctgttttatgagaacacccaaagaacgcaaaaattttacacatctacaaaaacttaaacaattgttgaatgaacCCACCGATGATAATAACGAGAAAATCCAAAACAccattaatgtagtaaatgacgaaatcaatgttgaatttgtagacgaacatgataggacaccagcccaattgcaatcagatacccttacacatccaacaaagatagaaccccttaacttgcaaccttacattgactgtgtagagaacaacatgggattagcagccccattccaaatgaaagaagaacaaatcaaggaacaaactaatctaattatgacagcacctaatgattcaattatgacattaaaccgaggtagatttaaagcaggacatttccaagttttagtttcgtattctaaaccgacttcagccaaacgcaacaccaataaaacaaaacacgaatctaatgatcgcaaattttggtggaatattgacagatataacgatacagataaattgattaaagagatcattaaagataaacagataccgataagtggatcgccaaaacgattcataaaacgtttgtataatgcaacgaattactgatttaaattttttttgcaagattatttttaaattacgacatttgctaaattaatgatagcatagtctacgtatttgatgagatttgtttagtaatgatgtgatttcagttaaaagagaattgaatttatgtttaagtattgattttgtaacgaattttttgataaagattaattttgaattttgatgatcgatatattgagatattgaaaagaacgacaatcattttgtaacaaatattttgtttaacctttgagtcgttaatctcaagcattaattaattgatatacaataataggagattttcttagtacttttaattgtaattttgttgacattgagtacaaaagtcgaatttgtcgattgattgaaatcgtaattacctgtgaatataaatgcttaaatcgataaagttgtgacgataatgatatattgtggataagtttgtgtcaacgggacacacacatttgtttcttttaaagttttaagtgattaagtttgatatttgattttaggctaatcagccacagtttcttgaattttacgttttaatttgatgatttatgtttgaagaccattagaacgcgatgagttgtcgcacgatttgatgtatgttcaatgtaacatactatttttaagttttgtatttttatttgaactgatttatgtttgatttacgcgaattttataccaaattcatttttaatttcattttttttaagagagagaagagagagagtgaaagtgataaggttacacttcagagtcgatggttttggctaactcaatttttgcatatatgtataatgttttttttcttttatataactttaattttgcatgccactattataaccatttttatatgttaaatagattagaaaaaaaaaaagggaaacagagggatgtgatataaagatatacttttatatttaagaaattgacctttgtatcggaatttaaataggttcacaaacttgacccagaaagtccaaaggagagtttgtccagatgttttaatgaccatttagtttataatagaatccctaaagaaaacacttagcttaactttgcgaccgttcccatcgtaaaacaattagataatgacagttttaagcagagatttgacagtgtcatccatcacagaaataccttattataccgttaatcactcccacttaaacacccctggatcaacttaggaccaatcgttaccctcacagatgatgtaatgacattatgcaaatgaactgagccaatatactcccaagtttcagaagggcccagacacaccttacagccacctcacggagcacacacctcacagcagactaacacacttcacacctcaccgacagcatcattgatcctccgcgttccttatatatatacttatagttgtatattgtactgaagtattatactgaataaacaatatatgtgttacgacagtcaagcgagtcagagtcttcattagtacctcaacaacccaaCACTATAttacagtagtactagtagaATCGCATTTgaaatttttgattttttttgaaGCCTCATCTGCCAACCATCCTCTCACCCACAGTTCCACATTGCACGTTTTTATCTGCAATGGAAAATGAAATTAAGAATTTATTTAAACAGCTGACATCTCGTAAAACAAATGCAAATTATAGAAGAGAATTTTGGGGATTTTTCAGACAACTAAGatggtaatatattattaacaagtatttttgaaaataatagtaTTGATACATTACGCCCATGTTCCAATATGTGCTAcgcaatttaaaatatatggaaaTCACTACAAAAGAGGTGCTCATTATACATACATCGGCTGAACACTCCTCGTTATTGGTATAACATGCTTCAAAGGCAAATCGGTAAAGAGACCCTTCTACAACCTggaaaaaatgacaaatatttcAAGTTATGTGTGTAAAAGTCTacaaattattagttattaataCTAGTCGTTACACAATGAACGGTACTACCTAAGTTAGTGAATTTGTGTTATCTTAAGATGGCGACGTAGTGTATATACGACACAAACgtaagttcttttttttttatatattctacTGCCAATGTATTGACAACATTTCTGCTGTAAATAAAAGTTCATGAAATGAATTCATTTAGTTTTATCGTATATtctatttatattgttattgtgtTGTCTTAAGGTAACCTAAACTTGTAAATGCTCAGCCTAGACCAAAGTAAAAACTGTTATGTTTAGAATTAAACATGGGAACCGTTCTTACAACAcaacaaatattataatgtattttgtatacTATGTAGTTTAGATTAGCTGCGCACAATCGTTATTTCCGCCGAATTACGGGcacttaggcctactattgaGTTACATTGTCGAGGCTTGCAGGCCTCCGATTTATTAACATCTTAGGCCTACCTGTTCAGTGACAGAGGTAATCTTGGAAACTACGTATTTGTCAGAAGGTTCATTTTTATTGATTTCTTCAATTACAAACGCCATCTTGTTTTTAATATCAGTGTTAATTTCAATCTCCTGTATTCCTCCAGTCATTAGTGTGGCTCTAACAGTAGCCACCCAAAACGGATTCACCaaaaacagtaaaaacaaaCTTGCCATTTTTCTCTCTCAATAATTTTGAACGAAATGCACTGTCAAAATACGAAACGGACTGATTCATGCACTTATTATTCTGATATTGTAGCCTTTGTTAAGCAAATTATAGTGCTTGTTATTGGTGAATGTCAAACCGCTTACTAAGTCAAAAAGATGAAGTTAAAATAGTATATATGGTTGACTAAAGAAGATTAGGTTGTATAGAATTTTAGATATTTATGACAATGATAAGAAAAGTACATACACGACTCTAGTGACAAAAAAggacaacaaattattaattttaagaaaCTTTTGAGAACAGAAAGAGTTTATGGCTCACGCAATGACAAATTAAGAGGTCAAACTGGATATGCCATCACAGGTTTTCACTGCCGATATCAACGTAGGCTATAACTTAGATAGGCCTTCTAAATAACGGAATTCAAAGCTAAAATACGTAACGTATGCAAACCGGGTTATCTCACGTACGACAAGAAAATTCACTTCAAACTTAGACTtgctgtatttattgtcttttttatgttatattattattgtgaaGAGCTAATACAAGTCAACTGACAAAAGAGTAGAGTAAGACAAAGATAGCAGATCAACGAGGATTATCTATCTTTCAACAATGgttggaggtacacacctaattggtggcagtggcttaggctgcttttatgctttcctggcagctagtgactatgattttatGTTTTCATCTTGCGtcgtgtttgtttaatttgttgatttgtattatattttgtaaaatgtatcttttgcctgaataaataataataaaataatgcgaaataataaataaaacaatttaaaccaTTACAATATCAAACAACATTatatttaatcaatattttatacattcATATCCAACTCAACTTGATAATTCATTTTTGTGACTGATTTCCACATTaaacattgttgtaattgttaTCGACAAAGATGACAACGGCAGTGACGACAACGACATTGACGACAACGACGGTGACGACAACGACGGTGACGACAACGACGGTGACGACAACGACGGTGACGACAATGGCAGCGACGACGACGACAGTGACGACAACGACAGTGACGACAACGACGGTGACGACAACGACGGTGACGACAACGACGGTGACGACAACGACGGTGACGACAATGGCAGCGACGACGACGACAGTGACGACAACGACAGTGACGACAACAATAACATAATCATTATAGATACTATCATTCCATATTTTACATGTAAATAGAGTTATTTTCAGTAGGATTGCAGCGGTCCGAACTTTTTAACGATCCTCCTAAAAGCCTCATCTGCCAACCATTCTCTCCCCCACAACTCCACATTGCACGTTTTTATCTGCAATACAAAATAAGTTAATAAATTGTatgtaaaacataattaaacagCTGGTAATAATATATCATGCAAGAACAAATGTTGCATTTAATTATGAGAGAAAAGGATGTGGAAGATTGTCTATGAAGACAAACGGCCATATTAACAAGTGTCTTGGCAATTAATAATAGTGTTGATATATATGATCAATGCGTTGCAGCATCGTGAAAGGGTCGTAATATTGACATTTTTCTGTATGTAACATCTTTGAAAACTCTAGAATTACATAAAAACCTgatttctacactatcaaactttatgtgacaaacatgtgatgtgctcatatgtttaaacgatgatgtcatatcaccagcatattttggcatatcacatACTTTAGTTTGATAGTCCAGATATGACGTATGCATTTCAATCGACGACCAAGTGCTCATATACTTACATCGTCACCATCGGAACACATTTTGCTGCTGGTATAACAAGCTTGGAAGACAAAACTGTAAAGAGATCCAGATGTAACCtggaaaaataattgttaaaataatgatGATTTCCATATTGTATATCTATGTTTTACCACATAAACAAATTCGTCTGACAGAAAAACGAACTTCCGAGTGCTTTAacataaatatattctttttaataacaaaaactTCCAACAAAAATCCGTACACTTACTGACACTTTTTGATAGAGTTGTTGTAGATTTTGTATAAAGgtttatataaattgtatatagaGAATTTTTATAAATGCTTATAGATATTTTGTAGAATTTCTAAAGAgattttatagattttaaaaatatattttcttttctatttatATACAGTTCTAAATGGTTttctatatacaatatatatagataaaattgATAGACTCATTGTATAGACTTCTATAGAAACTGTATACAAGTGGACGTGGTCTAACGTGCCTCGTTACTAACTTACCTGTTCAGTGACCGAGGTAATCTTGGAAAGCATGTACTTCTCTGGCGATTCGTTTTGATTGATTGTTTCAATTGCAAATCTCATCTTGTTTACAATGTCACCGTTGATTTCATTCTTTGCTGTGACAGAAGCCACCAAAAAACGAATCTACCAAAAACAGTAACAGCAACAACTTGGCCATTTTCTCTCTCAATTGAACGGAATGTCTACAGTCCGCTGGACATCACACGACACCAGGTTTTATATACACGAGTAACAATATaatccatttatttatttttgtttcctaaataattttattatattgcGGTGTCAtcacaaatattattatagataattaacaatatatatatatataaattctatttttttttgttaattaagtAAATTTGTACTATTAGTATTGATTGTAAAAACAGTTTACCATGGTCACtcactttatataaattttaataaactaTTGTTAATAACTAAATTAACCGTATCTGGAATCAAGGACAataaacaattaacaataaatattcaaattaccttctcttttaattaaatttgtattgtaCGATAAACACACCTCGGTTTCATTATCATTAATTTATTGGCTGATTCAGTTTTACGTGCCGAAAATTATTTTGATCCACGATCGATGTTTTTACGTTTCCTTTGAATAATACGGGTCAAACATTGGATATATCTGTCTTTTTTTGCATAACTTATATCATCCATTGGCCTTGGTCGTCAAGCGGGTCGTGTTTAAATATGAACATCCTTGATTatgtataacataataataataacaggatttttatagcgcacataccactcaagagtgctcaaggcgcattcaaaaaaatgaaaacaaatcatacaaatgcctgacaaaaaaatgcaatttctttggagggtccccatccgttctcgttctgtcgcggtcccggacccctacctaggtgaccaaacaaaggaacaGGATACAaatttgccttgccacagacgaccgggtgctcagagacaacaaccaagacagaggcaccccaaagataatgctggaaaaagtatactatacaattctagaactttaagaaacctcatgatttccatatgccttaatgaataaatgtttttttaaataatttttaaaagtatctGAAAGTAAGAGTATTTGTACACTCTCAgtagggttttatttttatcaggAAATACTTTGTCAATCCTCCCCGACGGTGGAGGGGTGGCAGCTCTCCACGAGCCCTGCCCCCTCCCGTTGGCGCCACCAGTGTGAGAGTTCCGGTCAATTGGACAAATCTTTTTAGCACGCCGCGCCTTTGACCAATATTTTGTTTCGTTCAGATTACCTTATAATTACACTTTGAAGAATTATAGGTGATCTTTTTGATAAATGATA
The window above is part of the Antedon mediterranea chromosome 10, ecAntMedi1.1, whole genome shotgun sequence genome. Proteins encoded here:
- the LOC140061323 gene encoding uncharacterized protein codes for the protein MASLFLLFLVNPFWVATVRATLMTGGIQEIEINTDIKNKMAFVIEEINKNEPSDKYVVSKITSVTEQVVEGSLYRFAFEACYTNNEECSADIKTCNVELWVRGWLADEASKKIKNFKCDSTSTTVI